One window from the genome of Streptomyces sp. NBC_00287 encodes:
- a CDS encoding cellulase family glycosylhydrolase, with protein MRHPPRSVLLAAAGAIALVTGMTIPVVTASGATPACTVEYSITGQWDTGFQGAVKITNNAAALSSWSLGFDFPAGQKVNQGWNAKWSQSGTTVTAVNESYNGTLGTGASVSAGFLASWAGSNPVPTAFTLNGVACNVDAEPTPTPTPTDPPDPGAGPPALHVSGNKLVDADGTTRRLLGVNRSGGEFMCVQGRGIFDGPVDDASVEAIADWNANTVRIPLNEECWLGLDNIDARYRGSAYIEAVEDLVARVKAHGMTPMLELHWSWGQYTGNSAGCSDVHASCQKPMPNMQYTPAFWTSVANTFKDDPSVVFDLFNEPYPDRATTTTTQAWQCWRDGGTCPGIGYEVAGMQDLIDAVRSTGAENVILAGGLAYSNDLSQWLTYRPTDPTGNLAAAWHVYNFNSCVNESCWNSTLAPVAAQVPLVAGEIGENTCGHSFIDQVMKWFDDRGLSYLGWTWNTWDCNSGPALITSYDGTPTSYGIGLRDHLRTVNP; from the coding sequence ATGCGACACCCCCCGCGTTCAGTACTTTTAGCCGCCGCCGGAGCGATCGCCCTTGTCACGGGCATGACCATTCCGGTCGTCACGGCGTCGGGAGCCACACCCGCGTGCACGGTGGAGTACTCCATCACCGGACAGTGGGACACCGGCTTCCAGGGCGCCGTGAAGATCACCAACAATGCGGCCGCGCTGAGCAGTTGGAGCCTCGGCTTCGACTTCCCGGCCGGCCAGAAGGTCAACCAGGGCTGGAACGCCAAGTGGTCCCAGTCCGGTACGACCGTGACGGCGGTGAACGAGAGCTACAACGGCACGCTCGGCACCGGCGCGAGCGTCAGCGCCGGGTTCCTCGCCTCGTGGGCGGGGAGCAACCCGGTACCAACCGCGTTCACGCTCAACGGTGTTGCCTGCAATGTCGACGCCGAGCCGACACCCACGCCTACGCCCACTGATCCACCCGACCCGGGCGCGGGCCCGCCCGCACTCCACGTCTCCGGCAACAAGCTCGTGGACGCCGACGGCACCACGCGTCGTCTGCTCGGCGTCAACCGTTCCGGCGGCGAGTTCATGTGCGTCCAAGGGCGCGGCATCTTCGACGGACCGGTCGACGACGCCTCGGTCGAGGCGATCGCCGACTGGAACGCCAACACGGTCCGCATCCCGCTGAACGAGGAGTGCTGGCTGGGCCTGGACAACATCGACGCCCGGTACCGCGGCAGCGCCTATATCGAGGCCGTCGAGGACCTGGTGGCCCGGGTGAAGGCGCACGGCATGACGCCGATGCTCGAACTGCACTGGTCCTGGGGGCAGTACACCGGCAACTCGGCGGGCTGCTCGGACGTACACGCGAGCTGCCAGAAGCCGATGCCCAACATGCAGTACACACCGGCGTTCTGGACGTCGGTGGCCAACACCTTCAAGGACGACCCGAGCGTCGTCTTCGATCTGTTCAACGAGCCCTACCCGGACCGCGCCACCACCACGACCACCCAGGCGTGGCAGTGCTGGCGGGACGGTGGCACCTGCCCCGGCATCGGCTACGAGGTGGCCGGGATGCAGGACCTGATCGACGCGGTGCGCTCGACCGGCGCCGAGAACGTGATCCTGGCCGGCGGGCTCGCCTACTCGAACGACCTGAGCCAGTGGCTGACGTACCGACCCACTGATCCCACCGGCAATCTCGCCGCGGCATGGCACGTCTACAACTTCAACTCCTGTGTGAACGAGAGCTGCTGGAACTCCACGCTCGCCCCCGTCGCGGCCCAAGTGCCGCTGGTGGCAGGGGAGATCGGAGAGAACACCTGCGGTCACTCCTTCATCGACCAGGTCATGAAGTGGTTCGACGACCGCGGCCTGTCCTACCTGGGCTGGACCTGGAACACCTGGGACTGCAACTCCGGTCCCGCGCTGATCACCTCCTACGACGGAACTCCCACGTCGTACGGGATCGGACTGCGCGACCACCTGCGCACCGTCAACCCCTAA
- a CDS encoding glycoside hydrolase family 6 protein, protein MSRTRTAMLAALALVAGASGTALAAVPDEIGTAAVPCTVDYKVQNQWGTGFTAAVTVTNNGAAKSSWAVKWSYAGNQQITNGWNAKLSQSGTAVTAANESYNGTLGTGGSVSFGFNASYSGTNAIPATFTLDGVTCNVDDGGGGTDPDPDPQPGNRVDNPYSGAKVYVNPEWAAKAAAEPGGSRISNQPTGVWLDRIAAINGVNGGMGLRDHLDEALTQKGSGELVVQLVIYNLPGRDCAALASNGELGPTEIGRYKTEYIDPIAAILADPKYAGLRIVTTVEIDSLPNLVTNTGSRPTATPECDVMKANGNYVKGVGYALSELGDVPNVYNYVDAGHHGWIGWDDNFAPSAQLFKEAATAEGATVNDVHGFITNTANYSALKENNFTINDNVAGKSVRESKWVDWNRYVDELSFAQAFRNQLVSVGFNSSIGMLIDTSRNGWGGTARPTGPGATTSVDTYVDGGRYDRRLNTGNWCNQSGAGLGERPQAAPATGIDAYVWMKPPGESDGSSSAIPNDEGKGFDRMCDPTYTGNPRNNNNMSGALPNSPLSGHWFSAQFQQLMQNAYPPLP, encoded by the coding sequence ATGAGTCGTACCAGAACAGCGATGCTCGCCGCCCTGGCGCTGGTCGCCGGGGCCTCCGGGACGGCGCTGGCCGCCGTGCCCGACGAGATCGGCACCGCGGCCGTGCCCTGCACCGTCGACTACAAGGTGCAGAACCAGTGGGGCACCGGCTTCACCGCCGCCGTCACCGTCACCAACAACGGTGCTGCCAAGAGCAGTTGGGCGGTGAAGTGGTCGTACGCCGGTAACCAGCAGATCACCAACGGCTGGAACGCCAAGCTCAGCCAGAGCGGTACGGCCGTCACCGCCGCCAACGAGTCCTACAACGGCACCTTGGGCACCGGCGGTTCGGTCAGTTTCGGCTTCAACGCCTCCTACAGCGGCACCAACGCCATCCCGGCCACCTTCACGCTGGACGGCGTGACCTGCAACGTCGACGACGGAGGCGGCGGCACCGACCCGGACCCGGACCCGCAGCCGGGTAACCGCGTGGACAACCCGTACTCCGGCGCCAAGGTCTATGTGAACCCCGAGTGGGCCGCGAAGGCCGCCGCCGAGCCGGGCGGCAGCCGGATCTCCAACCAGCCGACGGGTGTGTGGCTGGACCGGATCGCCGCGATCAACGGCGTCAATGGCGGTATGGGGTTGCGCGACCACCTCGATGAGGCCCTGACGCAGAAGGGCAGCGGAGAGCTCGTCGTCCAGCTGGTGATCTACAACCTGCCCGGACGGGACTGCGCGGCCCTCGCCTCCAACGGTGAGCTCGGCCCGACGGAGATCGGCCGGTACAAGACCGAGTACATCGACCCGATCGCCGCGATCCTCGCCGACCCCAAGTACGCCGGGCTGCGGATCGTCACCACCGTCGAGATCGACTCGCTGCCCAACCTCGTCACCAACACCGGAAGCCGCCCGACGGCCACCCCGGAGTGCGATGTGATGAAGGCCAACGGCAACTACGTCAAGGGCGTCGGCTACGCGCTCAGCGAGCTCGGTGACGTGCCCAACGTCTACAACTACGTGGACGCCGGGCACCACGGCTGGATCGGCTGGGACGACAACTTCGCGCCGTCCGCCCAGCTCTTCAAGGAGGCGGCGACGGCCGAGGGCGCCACGGTCAACGACGTCCACGGCTTCATCACCAACACGGCCAACTACAGCGCCCTGAAGGAGAACAACTTCACCATCAACGACAACGTGGCCGGGAAGTCGGTCCGCGAGTCCAAGTGGGTCGACTGGAACCGGTATGTCGACGAGCTGTCCTTCGCCCAGGCCTTCCGCAACCAGCTGGTCTCGGTCGGCTTCAACTCCTCCATCGGCATGCTGATCGACACCTCCCGCAACGGCTGGGGCGGCACCGCACGGCCCACTGGACCGGGCGCGACGACCAGCGTCGACACGTACGTCGACGGCGGGCGCTATGACCGCCGCCTCAACACCGGCAACTGGTGCAACCAGTCCGGAGCCGGCCTCGGCGAGCGCCCGCAGGCCGCACCGGCCACCGGGATCGACGCCTACGTGTGGATGAAGCCGCCGGGTGAGTCCGACGGCTCCAGCAGCGCGATCCCGAACGACGAGGGCAAGGGCTTCGACCGGATGTGCGACCCGACCTACACGGGCAACCCGCGCAACAACAACAACATGTCCGGCGCCCTGCCGAACTCGCCGCTGTCCGGGCACTGGTTCTCCGCCCAGTTCCAGCAGCTGATGCAGAACGCCTACCCGCCGCTGCCGTAA
- a CDS encoding class I SAM-dependent methyltransferase, producing MAHDHAHKHDHTDIDWAEMAEHLETQAELYTPLTEHALAWLGGKQSEPGLIVDAGSGPGVVSCMLADAFPGARVVAVDGSEPLLERARARAERLDVTDRFGTLCGELPDVMADLDYPADLIWASYSLHHLGDQQAALAAYASRLTVGGTLALVEGGLPTRFLPRDFGIGRPGLQARLDAVQEDWFASMRASLPGSVSVPEDWRALMAGAGLKPTGTRTFLLDLPAPAPDRARVVAADTFRRFREVLGDALDAEDLATLDRLLDPDDKASLHHRADLFVLAARTVHTAVRTG from the coding sequence ATGGCGCACGATCACGCACACAAGCACGACCACACCGACATCGACTGGGCCGAGATGGCCGAGCACCTGGAGACGCAGGCCGAGCTGTACACGCCGCTGACCGAGCACGCGCTCGCCTGGCTGGGCGGAAAGCAGTCCGAGCCGGGCCTGATCGTCGACGCGGGCAGCGGCCCCGGCGTCGTCTCCTGCATGCTCGCCGACGCCTTCCCCGGCGCCCGGGTCGTCGCCGTCGACGGCTCCGAGCCGCTGCTGGAGCGGGCCCGCGCCCGCGCGGAACGGCTCGACGTCACGGACCGTTTCGGCACGCTGTGCGGTGAACTCCCCGATGTCATGGCCGACTTGGACTATCCCGCCGATCTGATCTGGGCCAGCTACAGCCTGCATCACCTCGGTGATCAGCAGGCCGCCCTTGCCGCGTATGCCTCGCGGCTGACCGTCGGTGGCACGTTGGCCCTCGTGGAGGGGGGTCTGCCCACTCGCTTTCTGCCGCGGGACTTCGGTATCGGGCGGCCGGGGCTTCAGGCGCGGCTCGATGCGGTGCAGGAGGATTGGTTCGCCTCGATGCGGGCGTCCCTGCCGGGGAGTGTGTCGGTGCCCGAGGACTGGCGGGCGCTTATGGCCGGCGCCGGGTTGAAGCCGACGGGTACGCGTACTTTCCTGCTCGATCTGCCTGCGCCGGCTCCTGACCGGGCGCGTGTTGTGGCCGCGGATACGTTCCGGCGGTTTCGGGAGGTCCTTGGGGACGCGCTCGATGCGGAGGATCTGGCTACGCTTGATCGGCTTCTTGATCCGGATGACAAGGCGAGTTTGCATCATCGGGCGGATCTGTTTGTTTTGGCTGCTCGGACTGTGCATACCGCTGTGCGGACTGGGTGA
- a CDS encoding glycosyltransferase family 39 protein: MARPAPRTSATAVLLPVALCLVLGLWGIRRGGGLWRDEAVTYDMARRPLPDLMATLAEADAVHGLYYLLMHGLFQMPGDLDPLLVLRLPSVLAAAAACGSVALLGHRLAGPRAGLLAGLVFALLPPVQRYAQEGRSYALVCALVAWATYLLLGAVRSGRRRAWAGYGAVLLTACLLHEFAVLAAVAHLVALPRRARRAGMTATLTVAAALTPLAVLSMGQSEQVAWIGGIGAGALLGFAGVTLLGIGCTVLLKGPLPRLALPLLVLPALLLLLLSLIKPLYVDRYVLYGHLGTALLVGAALDRLLRRRRALWLIAAGAAVAALLPTTLHLRTPESRTDDVTAIAQAIREADADAIVFMPSRRRVWTLTHPSSLRDLALKGTPTASHTLYGTEVPASEIRARLLATDRVVALRDPAGQPVDQTAQEITKRRVLARYFEECSTRQLQGASITVHAQPGAC; encoded by the coding sequence GTGGCACGGCCCGCACCGCGCACCTCCGCCACCGCGGTCCTGCTGCCCGTCGCCCTCTGCCTAGTCCTCGGCCTCTGGGGCATAAGACGCGGCGGCGGCCTGTGGCGGGACGAGGCGGTGACGTACGACATGGCCCGGCGCCCGCTGCCCGACCTCATGGCGACGCTCGCCGAGGCCGACGCCGTGCACGGCCTGTACTACCTGCTCATGCACGGCCTGTTCCAGATGCCCGGGGACCTGGACCCGCTGCTGGTGCTACGGCTGCCCTCGGTGCTCGCCGCCGCAGCGGCGTGCGGGTCCGTCGCCCTGCTGGGGCACCGCCTCGCCGGACCGCGGGCCGGTCTGCTCGCCGGGCTCGTGTTCGCACTGCTGCCGCCGGTCCAGCGGTACGCCCAGGAGGGCCGCAGCTACGCGCTGGTGTGCGCGCTGGTCGCCTGGGCGACGTACCTGCTGCTCGGCGCGGTGCGCTCGGGCCGCCGCCGGGCCTGGGCCGGGTACGGGGCGGTGCTGCTGACGGCGTGTCTGCTGCACGAATTCGCGGTGCTCGCGGCAGTCGCGCACCTGGTGGCGCTCCCTCGGCGCGCCCGCCGGGCCGGCATGACGGCAACCCTCACGGTCGCAGCCGCCCTCACCCCACTGGCTGTCCTGAGCATGGGCCAGTCGGAGCAGGTCGCCTGGATCGGCGGCATAGGCGCCGGGGCACTGCTGGGGTTCGCCGGGGTAACACTGCTGGGAATCGGCTGCACCGTACTCCTCAAGGGCCCCCTGCCCCGGCTCGCCCTACCCCTGCTGGTCCTGCCCGCCCTACTGCTCCTGCTGCTCTCCCTGATCAAGCCGCTGTACGTCGACCGTTACGTCCTCTACGGTCACCTCGGCACGGCCCTGCTGGTGGGCGCGGCCCTGGACCGCCTGCTCCGCAGACGGCGCGCGCTGTGGCTGATCGCCGCGGGGGCCGCCGTAGCCGCACTCCTGCCGACCACCCTGCACCTGCGCACACCCGAAAGCCGCACGGACGACGTCACCGCCATCGCCCAGGCCATCAGGGAGGCCGACGCCGACGCGATCGTGTTCATGCCGTCCCGCCGCCGTGTGTGGACCCTCACCCACCCCAGTTCCCTGCGCGACCTGGCCCTGAAGGGCACCCCGACCGCCTCGCACACCCTGTACGGCACGGAGGTCCCCGCATCCGAGATCCGAGCCCGACTCCTGGCGACAGATCGCGTCGTAGCCCTACGCGATCCCGCAGGGCAGCCCGTAGACCAGACCGCCCAGGAGATCACCAAGCGCCGGGTGCTGGCCCGCTACTTCGAGGAGTGCAGCACCCGGCAGCTCCAGGGCGCGAGTATCACCGTGCACGCCCAACCAGGGGCATGCTGA
- a CDS encoding nSTAND1 domain-containing NTPase yields the protein MGRREKPLDPGAGPVQRFAYELRKLRDETGGLTYRAMAERAGYSAPTLAAAAGGERLPSLAVLTAYVTACGGDPEEWARRLREAVAETHAPDEGVGPYPGLARFETGDGEHFHGRDDLIGELVRLTGRTRFAAVVGASGSGKSSLLRAGLVPALRGTDGERPAVIRLLTPGPHPAKTHEELFTPHDGSGDTLLVVDQFEELFTLCTEPGERDRFLGQLLAATDPASRLRVVIAVRADFYGRCAEHGPLAEALREAALLVGPLSPRGLREAVVRPAAARRLVVERALTARIVADVTGEPGGLPLMAHALREVWRRRSGKALTLAAYEAIGGVHGAVAHTAEAAYARCTPAEAAAARALLLRLVQPGDGTEDTRRPLSRTELDADGTTTQVLERLVRDRLLTVDGDTVELAHEALIGAWPRLRGWVEQDRERLRLHRRLTEAAHAWDELGRDAGALYRGIRLTEARETFGDRAAELTRLEHDFLGASVAAHEAARRSAARAARRLRALTGALAALLCLALAAGVAAWRESGVSSRQRDEAEARRVAALADTLRATEPRTAMRLALAAWHTADLPETRTALRTAAAQSELDAFVQPEEGGRALNAPAWLSSDGRILTTVVRDKAVQWDVPGHRRLRSVRLEGLSEGVVDVSDDGRLVAYRTPGSRNGLIVAGLTDGSTRRLPTGPWTDTDMSFGPSGRTLLLRRLDHGSSDGRASLEVWDVRRERILMRNERGDDDGALPVLSADDRHLAWCAEDGERLRILDVAERRPVPAEAPGATQRTLCQGELTFTADQRAVASGTSEGIVTWDFEADRERPRLPIAGGANRVEFAGAYALAWGPGSLTVWRTDLPAPTDGGPREPLLTLAPDNSAISDIRLDLAGGVLRYQEGGRTSVVRTASLHGLAGRTWTIAEAGRERTRQNLAVSGRTALTEEGTLVDAATGKRIKGGVSGEDLLRSAAFSPDGRHLAAEDSVGRLTLWDVRTWRRVAVLRAAASTVHRAALAFSADGSLLAAGAPDGSVQVWETATPALKAATLPAGDGPAVGLGFASGELRIASTHLPSRSLPLAPERAAAEVCARAAGGASEAEWRRYLPSVPYRVTCDEA from the coding sequence ATGGGGCGCCGGGAGAAACCGCTGGACCCGGGGGCGGGTCCGGTCCAGCGGTTCGCTTACGAACTGCGCAAGCTGCGTGACGAGACGGGCGGTCTGACCTACCGCGCAATGGCGGAGCGCGCGGGCTACTCCGCGCCGACCCTGGCCGCGGCGGCGGGTGGGGAGCGGCTGCCCTCTCTTGCGGTGCTCACGGCGTATGTCACCGCGTGCGGCGGTGATCCGGAGGAGTGGGCGCGGCGGTTGCGGGAGGCGGTCGCCGAGACACACGCGCCGGACGAGGGCGTCGGTCCCTATCCGGGTCTGGCCCGCTTCGAGACCGGTGACGGCGAGCACTTCCACGGCCGGGACGACCTGATCGGCGAACTCGTCCGGCTCACCGGCCGTACCCGTTTCGCGGCCGTCGTGGGCGCGTCGGGCAGCGGCAAGTCCTCGCTGCTGCGGGCCGGTCTCGTCCCCGCCCTGCGCGGTACGGACGGCGAGAGGCCCGCCGTCATCCGGCTGCTGACCCCCGGCCCCCATCCCGCCAAGACCCACGAGGAGTTGTTCACCCCGCACGACGGATCCGGTGACACCCTCCTCGTCGTCGACCAGTTCGAGGAGCTCTTCACCCTCTGCACCGAACCCGGCGAACGCGACCGCTTCCTCGGGCAGTTGCTCGCCGCCACCGACCCCGCCTCCCGGTTGCGTGTGGTGATCGCCGTCCGCGCGGACTTCTACGGCCGCTGCGCCGAGCACGGTCCGCTCGCCGAGGCCCTGCGGGAGGCGGCGCTGCTGGTCGGGCCGTTGTCGCCGCGCGGGTTGCGCGAGGCCGTGGTCAGGCCCGCCGCCGCGCGTCGGCTGGTCGTCGAACGTGCGCTGACCGCCCGGATCGTCGCCGACGTCACCGGCGAGCCAGGCGGACTGCCGCTGATGGCACACGCCCTGCGCGAGGTCTGGCGCCGCCGCTCCGGCAAGGCCCTCACCCTGGCCGCCTACGAGGCCATCGGCGGAGTGCACGGCGCCGTGGCACATACCGCCGAGGCGGCCTACGCCCGCTGCACCCCCGCCGAGGCCGCCGCGGCCCGAGCCCTGCTGCTGCGGTTGGTACAGCCCGGCGACGGCACGGAGGACACTCGGCGGCCCCTGTCCCGCACCGAGCTGGACGCCGACGGTACGACCACGCAGGTGCTCGAACGCCTGGTCCGTGACCGCCTGTTGACCGTCGACGGCGACACCGTCGAACTCGCCCACGAGGCGCTGATCGGCGCCTGGCCCCGACTGCGGGGCTGGGTCGAGCAGGACCGCGAACGGCTGCGGTTGCATCGACGGCTCACCGAAGCGGCCCACGCCTGGGACGAGTTGGGGCGGGACGCGGGTGCGCTGTATCGGGGGATACGGCTGACGGAGGCAAGGGAGACCTTCGGTGACCGAGCTGCCGAACTCACCCGCCTGGAACATGACTTCCTCGGCGCCAGTGTCGCCGCCCACGAGGCTGCCCGGCGTTCGGCGGCCCGGGCGGCCCGTCGTCTGCGGGCGCTGACCGGTGCTCTCGCGGCGCTGCTCTGTCTGGCGTTGGCGGCCGGTGTGGCGGCCTGGCGGGAGAGCGGGGTCAGCTCGCGGCAGCGGGACGAGGCCGAGGCCCGTCGGGTCGCCGCGCTCGCGGACACCTTGCGCGCCACCGAACCGCGCACCGCCATGCGCCTGGCCCTCGCCGCCTGGCACACCGCCGATCTGCCGGAGACGCGCACGGCCCTGCGCACGGCCGCGGCCCAGAGCGAACTGGACGCCTTCGTCCAGCCCGAGGAGGGCGGCCGCGCCCTCAACGCCCCCGCGTGGCTCAGCAGTGACGGCCGGATCCTGACAACGGTCGTGCGGGACAAGGCCGTTCAGTGGGACGTGCCAGGCCACCGGCGGCTGCGGTCGGTGCGGCTCGAAGGGCTGTCCGAAGGTGTGGTCGACGTCAGCGACGACGGCCGCCTGGTCGCCTACCGCACCCCGGGCAGCCGGAACGGCCTGATCGTCGCCGGTCTGACGGACGGCAGCACACGCCGCCTCCCGACCGGCCCGTGGACCGACACCGACATGTCGTTCGGTCCCAGCGGCAGGACGCTCCTCCTGCGGCGGCTCGATCACGGCTCGTCCGACGGGCGGGCGAGCCTGGAGGTGTGGGACGTACGCCGGGAGCGGATCCTCATGCGCAACGAACGGGGCGACGACGACGGCGCCCTGCCGGTGCTGAGCGCGGATGACCGCCACCTCGCCTGGTGCGCCGAGGACGGGGAACGGCTGCGGATCCTCGACGTGGCCGAGCGGCGCCCCGTGCCCGCCGAGGCGCCCGGCGCGACCCAACGGACGCTGTGCCAGGGCGAACTCACCTTCACCGCCGACCAACGGGCCGTGGCGTCCGGCACCTCGGAGGGGATCGTCACCTGGGACTTCGAGGCCGACCGCGAGCGCCCCCGGCTGCCGATCGCGGGCGGCGCCAACCGAGTGGAGTTCGCGGGCGCCTACGCCCTGGCCTGGGGGCCGGGCAGCCTCACGGTATGGCGTACGGATCTTCCGGCGCCCACCGACGGCGGCCCTCGGGAACCGCTGCTCACCCTCGCTCCCGACAACTCGGCGATCAGCGACATCCGCCTCGACCTCGCGGGCGGAGTGCTGCGCTATCAGGAGGGCGGCCGCACCAGCGTCGTACGGACCGCCTCGCTGCACGGGCTGGCGGGCCGTACGTGGACGATCGCAGAGGCGGGAAGGGAAAGGACCCGTCAGAACCTGGCCGTCTCGGGGCGCACGGCCCTCACCGAGGAGGGAACGCTGGTCGATGCCGCAACGGGCAAGCGCATCAAGGGAGGAGTAAGCGGCGAGGATCTCCTGCGCTCCGCCGCCTTCAGCCCCGACGGCCGCCATCTCGCCGCCGAGGACAGCGTGGGCCGGCTGACTCTGTGGGACGTGCGCACCTGGCGCCGGGTCGCCGTCCTTCGGGCCGCGGCCTCCACCGTCCACCGTGCCGCCCTCGCGTTCTCCGCCGACGGTTCGCTGCTCGCGGCCGGCGCGCCCGATGGATCCGTGCAGGTGTGGGAGACGGCCACGCCCGCACTGAAGGCGGCCACGCTCCCGGCCGGTGACGGCCCGGCGGTCGGTCTCGGCTTCGCCTCCGGAGAGTTGCGTATCGCCAGCACCCATCTCCCTTCCAGATCACTCCCGTTGGCGCCCGAGCGGGCCGCGGCCGAAGTGTGTGCGCGGGCAGCGGGCGGGGCGAGCGAGGCGGAGTGGCGCCGGTACCTTCCCTCCGTGCCGTACCGCGTGACCTGCGACGAGGCTTGA
- a CDS encoding SDR family oxidoreductase, with translation MNDSPVALITGGGSGIGAAVARQLLDAGHRVAVTGRGESRLRGFAEELGDPEGLLTIVGDASDYEQIKGAVETTLKEFGRIDTVVANAGVATHDSVAEGDPAGWTQMVLTNVLGPALLIRASIDALKETRGRIVLVGSVAGFVPTAGNIYGATKWAVTGLAENTRREVTEWGVGVTLVAPGRVETPFWDSYGSLPPGHLLTADQLADSIVWAIRQPHGVDINTVVVRPIGQPN, from the coding sequence ATGAACGACTCTCCGGTCGCGCTCATCACCGGCGGCGGCAGCGGTATCGGCGCCGCGGTCGCGCGGCAGCTGCTGGACGCCGGGCACCGGGTGGCCGTCACCGGCCGTGGCGAGTCCCGGCTGCGCGGCTTCGCCGAGGAACTCGGGGATCCCGAGGGACTGTTGACGATCGTCGGTGACGCCTCGGACTACGAACAGATCAAGGGCGCGGTCGAGACCACGCTGAAGGAGTTCGGGCGCATCGACACGGTCGTCGCCAACGCCGGTGTCGCCACCCATGACTCGGTCGCCGAGGGCGATCCGGCCGGCTGGACCCAGATGGTCCTGACCAACGTCCTGGGCCCGGCGCTGCTCATCCGCGCCTCGATCGACGCCCTGAAGGAGACCCGGGGCCGGATCGTGCTGGTCGGCAGCGTCGCCGGGTTCGTGCCCACGGCGGGCAATATCTACGGCGCGACCAAGTGGGCGGTGACCGGGCTCGCCGAGAACACCCGCCGTGAGGTGACGGAGTGGGGCGTCGGCGTCACGCTGGTCGCGCCGGGCCGGGTGGAGACGCCGTTCTGGGACAGCTACGGAAGCCTGCCGCCCGGGCATCTGCTCACCGCCGACCAGCTCGCCGACTCGATCGTCTGGGCGATCCGCCAGCCGCACGGAGTCGACATCAACACCGTGGTCGTACGGCCGATCGGGCAGCCCAACTGA
- a CDS encoding aldo/keto reductase codes for MSSKVPPIILNNGVEMPQLGFGVWQVPDDEAEQAVSTALEAGYRSIDTAAIYGNEEGTGKAIATSGIPREDVFVTTKLWNADQGYDATLRAFDVSLAKLGLDYVDLYLIHWPLPSKDKYVDSYKAFEKLLADGRVKAIGVSNFLPEHLERLIGETSVVPAVNQIELHPHLQQRVSREFHAEQGIATEAWSPLGQGKGLLEVPAIVAIAQKHNRTPAQIVLRWHLQLGNVVIPKSVTPSRIRENIDVFDFSLDDEDLAAISALNEDRRIGPDPATFDIV; via the coding sequence GTGAGCAGCAAGGTCCCCCCGATCATCCTCAACAACGGCGTCGAGATGCCCCAGCTGGGCTTCGGCGTCTGGCAGGTGCCGGACGACGAGGCGGAGCAGGCGGTCAGCACGGCTCTGGAGGCCGGGTACCGCAGCATCGACACAGCGGCGATCTACGGCAATGAGGAGGGCACCGGCAAGGCCATCGCCACCTCCGGCATCCCGCGCGAGGACGTCTTCGTCACCACCAAGCTGTGGAACGCCGACCAAGGGTACGACGCCACACTGCGTGCCTTCGACGTGTCGCTGGCCAAGCTCGGTCTTGACTACGTCGACCTGTACCTCATCCACTGGCCCCTTCCGTCCAAGGACAAGTACGTCGACAGCTACAAGGCGTTCGAGAAGCTGCTCGCCGACGGCCGCGTCAAGGCGATCGGCGTGTCCAACTTCCTGCCGGAGCACCTTGAGCGGCTGATCGGCGAGACGTCCGTCGTCCCGGCCGTCAACCAGATCGAGCTGCACCCGCATCTCCAGCAGCGCGTCTCCCGTGAGTTCCACGCGGAGCAGGGCATCGCGACCGAGGCCTGGTCGCCGCTGGGCCAGGGCAAGGGCCTGCTGGAGGTCCCGGCGATCGTGGCCATCGCCCAGAAGCACAACCGCACCCCGGCCCAGATCGTGCTGCGCTGGCACCTCCAGCTCGGCAATGTCGTGATCCCGAAGTCCGTCACGCCGTCCCGGATCCGGGAGAACATCGACGTGTTCGACTTCAGCCTGGACGACGAGGACCTGGCGGCGATCAGCGCGCTCAACGAGGACCGCCGGATCGGCCCGGACCCGGCGACGTTCGACATCGTCTGA